Proteins encoded within one genomic window of Legionella sp. PC997:
- a CDS encoding DUF190 domain-containing protein — protein sequence MNYEKVSVYINEADQWQNRPLYLELLDMLKKQSVLKGIIFRGVAGFPWGESAKPSLFHRNKKLSLVVQFIDSVDGIDALLPELKKMVPHHFILRKPIEIINWHE from the coding sequence ATGAATTACGAGAAAGTTTCGGTATATATTAATGAAGCGGACCAATGGCAGAATAGACCTTTGTATCTGGAACTTCTCGATATGCTAAAAAAGCAGAGTGTATTAAAGGGGATAATATTTCGAGGGGTAGCGGGATTTCCTTGGGGAGAAAGTGCCAAACCTTCTCTTTTTCATCGAAATAAAAAATTATCTCTTGTCGTGCAATTTATTGATAGTGTTGATGGAATTGACGCTCTGCTACCCGAATTAAAGAAAATGGTCCCACATCATTTCATTCTGCGTAAGCCGATAGAAATAATAAATTGGCACGAATAA
- a CDS encoding ABC transporter ATP-binding protein/permease, whose product MTTSSKTEPSYFKKSLHFLPDYFLNSNDKWKAWALFGGCALSTLTIIGLSFVLGWWCFPYIFAAFIVKDTALLLMGVGACLLISGAMAGLNYLTNFLKNELYVNWRSWLTKKIIDQYLNNKTNYLEISRIYSDIDNPEQRIQEDIDKVVDSFLNLSLGFIDNFFNLVIYTVLLSLAGGSLSFMLFGGTIVIPGFLVLVALGVGIATSLMGYFINRSLRESTNEETIAQSNLRSDLQHIKIFSEEIAIEHAEKYYQNRLEKEVDELNTKTRRRLSIQNETSSFNLFNGILQAIIPVLAAAPLYFTDLITLDVFYSAGYYFSMITRSLNWFINSFEMINKFQTSLARIITLQETLEKNNESESTKNIIRSIGHHNKNLIVQNLNLHLHGSNELIVKGLNLQFKPGIHTLIQAPSGTGKSSLFKAIAGTWLSGEGEILIPNSLESIYFLPQKPTLPNDTLRAVLAYPDAHCVYSNSELISALNAVNLGMLSDKLDQHVGFKSLGEQQRIAFARVLLRKPDWIFLDEATASLDENVEEHVYCRLKELLPKTTIISIAHRSTVRHHHDNVLFFNVNNKREVHVEERHATLGAL is encoded by the coding sequence ATGACTACCTCTTCCAAAACCGAACCCTCTTACTTCAAAAAATCCCTACATTTTTTGCCAGATTATTTTTTAAATTCCAATGATAAGTGGAAGGCATGGGCTCTATTTGGGGGTTGTGCTTTGAGCACTTTAACAATAATTGGTCTTAGCTTTGTTTTAGGATGGTGGTGTTTTCCCTATATTTTTGCCGCATTTATAGTTAAAGATACAGCTCTTTTGTTAATGGGCGTAGGAGCTTGTCTTTTAATTTCGGGTGCAATGGCGGGGTTAAATTATTTAACTAATTTTTTAAAAAATGAATTGTACGTAAATTGGCGCTCCTGGTTAACAAAAAAAATAATAGATCAGTACTTAAATAATAAGACAAACTACCTAGAAATTTCACGAATTTATAGTGACATTGATAATCCGGAACAACGTATCCAAGAAGACATTGATAAAGTGGTGGACTCCTTTCTAAACTTGTCATTAGGCTTTATCGATAACTTTTTTAATCTCGTTATTTATACTGTACTTTTGAGTTTAGCAGGAGGCTCATTATCCTTTATGCTTTTTGGAGGAACTATAGTAATCCCAGGATTTTTAGTCTTAGTGGCATTAGGAGTAGGGATTGCAACCTCGCTCATGGGCTATTTTATAAATCGATCATTACGCGAATCCACCAACGAAGAGACTATTGCTCAATCCAATTTACGCTCAGATTTGCAACATATTAAAATCTTCTCTGAAGAAATCGCAATTGAACACGCGGAGAAATACTATCAAAACCGATTGGAAAAAGAGGTAGATGAATTAAATACTAAAACTAGAAGACGATTATCCATTCAAAATGAAACCTCCTCATTTAATTTATTTAATGGGATACTCCAAGCAATTATTCCAGTCCTGGCGGCCGCACCTTTATATTTCACAGATCTAATTACCTTGGATGTATTTTATTCTGCAGGATATTATTTTTCTATGATAACGCGCTCTTTAAACTGGTTTATTAACTCATTTGAAATGATTAATAAATTCCAAACGAGTTTAGCGCGAATTATAACATTACAAGAAACTTTGGAGAAAAATAATGAAAGTGAATCCACTAAGAACATAATTCGCTCGATAGGGCATCACAATAAGAATCTTATCGTACAAAACTTAAATCTTCATTTACACGGCAGTAATGAATTAATCGTTAAAGGTCTTAACTTACAATTTAAACCGGGAATTCATACGCTGATTCAGGCTCCGTCAGGAACAGGAAAAAGCAGTCTGTTTAAAGCAATAGCGGGAACTTGGTTATCTGGGGAAGGAGAAATTTTAATCCCTAATAGCTTAGAATCTATTTATTTCTTACCGCAAAAACCCACTCTCCCGAATGACACACTGAGAGCGGTACTCGCTTATCCTGATGCACATTGTGTGTATTCTAATAGTGAGTTGATTTCAGCTTTAAATGCCGTAAATTTGGGAATGCTTTCTGACAAATTAGATCAACACGTTGGTTTTAAATCATTAGGTGAGCAGCAGCGAATTGCCTTTGCACGTGTTTTACTAAGAAAGCCCGACTGGATATTTCTGGACGAGGCTACAGCTTCGTTAGATGAAAATGTGGAAGAACATGTATATTGTCGGCTCAAAGAGCTTCTGCCCAAAACAACAATTATTAGTATCGCACATCGCTCTACGGTGAGACATCATCATGATAATGTTTTATTCTTTAATGTGAACAATAAGAGAGAAGTTCATGTTGAAGAACGACATGCGACCCTGGGAGCTCTATAG
- a CDS encoding group III truncated hemoglobin, with amino-acid sequence MTELNKTHIEKLVTHFYQKVQKDEVLGPIFNDVAHVDWDEHITLLCQFWNSIMLKTNEYHGNAYQKHVLLKQVTPITEAHFVRWLDLFQKEAAHHLPREKAEEIVHKASLIAESLKFGILSQETRVKENA; translated from the coding sequence ATGACTGAGCTGAATAAAACCCATATTGAAAAGCTCGTGACCCATTTTTACCAAAAAGTGCAAAAAGATGAGGTCCTTGGCCCCATCTTTAATGATGTGGCACACGTTGATTGGGATGAACACATCACCCTACTGTGTCAATTTTGGAATAGCATCATGTTGAAAACCAATGAGTACCATGGCAATGCCTATCAAAAACATGTCCTATTAAAACAAGTCACTCCTATTACAGAAGCACATTTTGTTCGTTGGCTGGATTTATTCCAGAAAGAAGCGGCACACCATTTGCCCAGGGAAAAGGCAGAAGAAATTGTTCACAAAGCTTCATTAATCGCAGAATCTTTAAAATTTGGAATACTGAGTCAAGAAACGAGGGTTAAAGAAAATGCTTAA
- the cydP gene encoding cytochrome oxidase putative small subunit CydP has translation MLKPLTRDILITVIIKFSLLILLWLICFKNVEKPHQSNEQWLLGTIQAKEYLPYEKK, from the coding sequence ATGCTTAAGCCCTTGACTCGTGATATTCTTATAACCGTGATTATTAAATTTAGTCTATTGATTTTATTATGGTTAATTTGCTTTAAAAACGTGGAAAAACCACATCAAAGCAATGAACAATGGCTGTTAGGAACAATTCAAGCAAAAGAATATCTTCCTTATGAAAAAAAATAA
- a CDS encoding DUF190 domain-containing protein, protein MNEKLDIATVEVTVVRIYTLERADNVPIILNYLQNEAKIRGISVFRAISGFSGETGIHHDSFLDVSFSLPLIIEFFDHPEKVTVALEYLITIIKKEHLIFFPARANA, encoded by the coding sequence GTGAACGAGAAGCTAGATATTGCAACAGTCGAAGTTACAGTGGTACGAATTTATACTTTAGAACGGGCCGATAATGTACCTATTATTTTAAATTACTTACAAAACGAGGCTAAAATTCGAGGAATTAGTGTTTTTCGTGCAATAAGTGGCTTTAGTGGCGAAACAGGTATACACCATGATTCGTTTTTGGACGTATCTTTTTCTCTTCCTCTCATTATCGAGTTTTTTGATCATCCCGAAAAAGTTACTGTAGCTTTAGAATATTTAATAACGATAATAAAAAAAGAACATTTAATCTTCTTTCCCGCCCGAGCAAACGCTTAA
- a CDS encoding TolC family protein — MIRIIGLLILGFLLSSCTHHPSKPLLIPNQWPVNDSKFINTDEHLPCFPWWKQFKDPNLNMLIDKGLVNNNDVKVAVAHIEAAQGELKRVQLNWIPEVTGNAGYSSFPYLGFPGVLLTVVPSYTINIFKQIKEQQKAKYELKATKAMYYGVRLAVINQIASNYFNHQSQMEQLFLLHSLATDLSKLITISQAMYQRGLFARTQLELAKTELSLIRSKERVVQQNIVVSENALHYLLDENPGELPLKRHFRDLNSQQMIIGALPLTIIENRPDMMQAKQEFCAANAGIGIAFSHFLPTINLAMARGEIAKVANGGQLGQAIHFNQAILEVPFLRASALGQLQKAKGLNKASYYRYTDTLRKVLRDVTNDLSAHELYTERLNDIMRAERELRSAYQLNKTLYERGIISHLILIEEKVKLDQLAIEVNQHKLEQLMTIVNLYQDLAAGYNYGSFAPQ, encoded by the coding sequence TTGATTAGGATAATTGGCTTACTGATTTTGGGTTTCCTGTTGAGCTCTTGTACTCATCATCCCTCTAAGCCTTTACTTATTCCAAATCAATGGCCCGTGAACGATTCTAAATTCATAAATACCGATGAACATCTGCCTTGTTTTCCATGGTGGAAGCAATTTAAAGATCCTAATTTAAATATGCTGATTGACAAAGGCCTGGTTAATAATAACGATGTGAAAGTCGCTGTAGCTCATATTGAAGCAGCTCAAGGAGAATTAAAACGCGTCCAACTGAATTGGATTCCTGAAGTCACGGGAAATGCTGGTTATTCTTCGTTTCCTTATCTAGGTTTTCCGGGAGTACTCCTGACGGTAGTTCCCTCTTATACCATTAATATCTTCAAACAGATTAAAGAACAACAGAAAGCCAAGTATGAATTAAAAGCCACAAAAGCAATGTATTATGGCGTTCGACTTGCTGTAATAAATCAGATTGCCAGCAATTATTTTAATCATCAAAGCCAAATGGAACAATTATTTTTGTTGCATTCCTTAGCAACTGATCTTTCTAAATTAATCACTATCTCTCAGGCTATGTATCAGCGTGGGTTATTTGCACGAACCCAATTAGAGCTTGCTAAAACGGAACTCTCATTAATCCGCTCGAAAGAACGAGTTGTGCAACAAAACATCGTGGTTAGCGAAAATGCCTTACATTATTTACTGGATGAAAATCCAGGAGAATTACCCCTGAAACGCCATTTTAGGGACTTAAATAGTCAACAAATGATCATTGGTGCTCTTCCATTAACCATTATTGAAAACCGACCTGATATGATGCAAGCAAAGCAAGAATTTTGTGCTGCTAATGCGGGAATTGGCATCGCTTTTTCTCATTTCTTACCTACTATCAATTTAGCTATGGCACGTGGAGAAATTGCTAAAGTGGCCAATGGAGGCCAATTAGGCCAGGCGATTCATTTTAATCAGGCCATTCTCGAGGTTCCTTTTTTAAGGGCATCTGCTTTAGGGCAACTACAAAAAGCTAAAGGATTAAATAAAGCATCCTATTATCGTTATACGGATACCTTACGTAAAGTACTTAGAGATGTGACCAACGATTTATCCGCGCATGAACTATATACAGAACGTCTTAATGATATAATGAGGGCAGAGCGCGAACTGAGAAGCGCTTATCAATTAAATAAGACTTTATATGAAAGAGGTATTATCAGCCATCTGATATTGATTGAAGAAAAAGTTAAATTAGATCAACTCGCTATTGAAGTAAATCAACACAAACTCGAACAATTAATGACTATTGTTAATCTGTATCAGGATTTAGCGGCTGGGTATAATTATGGTTCTTTTGCGCCACAATAA
- a CDS encoding DapH/DapD/GlmU-related protein: MTEKNKTKAKKKTPKKTELTTPMLIISDIVSILFSLMPAVAAFSLTGLFIYHGYNYTWLVFPIAPFVLFASFITIIAAIRLCLPRLKPGRYKREMNRMTVAWFCHFALARSAKVVGLIPLLQTFNITKFFYWRALGAKVSFHIVNSFDIDFVDCPLINIGKNVTLASGVSISCHSDVGNLLFLAPVLIEDDVFIGMATTIGPGTTIKKGCWIGYGNTFVNQMVEENSRFGNIRPTPDIQ, translated from the coding sequence ATGACTGAGAAGAATAAAACCAAGGCAAAAAAAAAGACCCCCAAAAAGACTGAATTGACTACACCTATGCTCATCATTAGTGATATCGTTTCAATCTTATTTAGTTTGATGCCAGCGGTAGCTGCATTTAGTTTAACCGGTTTATTTATTTATCATGGTTATAATTATACCTGGTTGGTTTTTCCTATAGCCCCTTTTGTTTTATTTGCTTCCTTTATTACTATTATTGCTGCGATTAGATTGTGTTTGCCGCGCTTAAAGCCTGGACGATACAAGCGTGAAATGAATCGAATGACCGTTGCATGGTTTTGTCATTTTGCGCTAGCCCGTTCCGCTAAAGTGGTTGGTTTGATTCCTTTGTTGCAAACGTTCAACATCACCAAATTTTTTTATTGGCGGGCGCTGGGTGCCAAAGTTTCTTTTCACATTGTAAATTCTTTTGATATTGATTTTGTCGATTGTCCATTAATCAACATAGGAAAAAATGTCACTCTTGCGAGTGGGGTGTCAATAAGTTGTCATTCCGATGTGGGGAACTTACTTTTTCTTGCTCCCGTTCTTATTGAAGATGATGTATTTATAGGCATGGCAACCACAATAGGTCCGGGAACGACAATAAAAAAGGGATGTTGGATCGGTTATGGGAATACGTTTGTTAATCAGATGGTAGAGGAAAATAGCCGATTTGGTAATATCAGGCCCACACCGGATATACAATAA
- a CDS encoding FUSC family protein, with amino-acid sequence MFKIVDYRKTRALQICLVFSTALAVQSLLGYSHAGWIGFAVMMIYAGFDRGASLQRTTHRFWGAVLGLLLSYILWFIGQIDFRFILIIIPIIVFMAYFSLGKRYAFPTIFTVTLTSLGTDYYGRNNYAVPNFFFDYLLSTIVAFLLCFIFETWVFRNSQLSRKFYIDLQKRIITHLHKLFDIVTQKPLRDSVYLKESVVLNTSMLDLYAFVDSAKHESDLDVNFANELDAFGSVVQQAYHNIRRLFVLGAHKNEVLKIETRSILEQLTRINQSQRVKYIGE; translated from the coding sequence ATGTTTAAAATTGTAGATTATCGAAAAACCAGAGCATTACAAATTTGCCTCGTTTTCTCAACTGCTTTGGCAGTTCAGAGTCTTTTAGGATACTCACATGCCGGATGGATTGGTTTTGCAGTAATGATGATTTATGCAGGCTTTGATCGAGGCGCCAGTTTGCAGCGTACTACTCATCGTTTTTGGGGGGCAGTTTTGGGGTTACTGTTGTCTTATATACTATGGTTTATTGGACAAATAGATTTTCGTTTTATCCTCATTATTATTCCTATTATCGTCTTTATGGCCTACTTTTCTTTGGGAAAGCGTTATGCATTTCCTACTATTTTCACAGTCACTCTAACCTCATTAGGAACAGATTATTATGGGAGAAATAACTATGCCGTACCTAATTTCTTTTTTGATTATTTATTATCGACAATTGTAGCATTCTTGCTTTGTTTTATATTTGAAACGTGGGTATTTCGCAACAGCCAATTATCGAGAAAATTTTATATAGATTTACAAAAAAGAATTATTACTCATTTGCATAAACTGTTTGATATAGTAACTCAAAAACCATTACGAGATAGTGTTTATTTAAAAGAAAGTGTGGTGCTGAACACCAGTATGTTGGATTTATATGCTTTTGTTGATTCAGCCAAGCATGAATCTGATTTAGATGTTAACTTTGCAAATGAATTAGATGCTTTTGGCTCTGTAGTTCAACAAGCCTATCATAATATTCGCAGGCTTTTTGTTTTAGGAGCCCATAAAAATGAGGTACTCAAAATTGAGACTCGAAGTATATTGGAACAACTTACTCGAATAAATCAAAGCCAAAGAGTTAAATATATTGGAGAATAA
- the cydX gene encoding cytochrome bd-I oxidase subunit CydX, with translation MWYFSWILGTGLACCFAILNAMWLELDDSTNELM, from the coding sequence ATGTGGTATTTTTCCTGGATTTTAGGTACTGGTCTTGCTTGTTGTTTCGCCATTTTAAACGCTATGTGGCTTGAACTTGATGATTCAACTAATGAGCTCATGTAG
- a CDS encoding HlyD family secretion protein gives MKRIFKVSKREINLPVIVIVLSILIGIYHILSYLIPFTSHAFVVTNVTPIAADVSGFITKIYVQNGSPVKKNQPLFEVYRKPYRLAYDSAKARYEEAKERIKVIERQTQKTKTLLDAAKYEYQKSRFEYQLKKAPSVSEALSKLEVRKLDYDLLSIKNKMDSLNKQIAIEDQEIIQQKKLIKALKAEKYRAKVNLDLTIVKAPTDGVVDNLYIGPGTPVKIHQPLFSFINTSRWWIQANFYETDLRRVRPGDKVYIMLRMYYFNKIFHGRVVNTLWAAGRQITDPRMQQQMVSSNNQWLLEPQRFPLQIEILDPDPNYPLHPGASAYVYIETNTHH, from the coding sequence ATGAAAAGGATATTTAAAGTCTCAAAAAGGGAGATTAATTTACCTGTTATCGTCATTGTATTGAGTATCTTAATTGGTATCTACCATATTCTTTCTTATTTAATTCCTTTTACAAGTCATGCTTTTGTAGTTACTAACGTTACTCCGATTGCAGCAGATGTTTCTGGTTTTATAACAAAAATCTATGTCCAAAATGGAAGTCCTGTTAAAAAAAATCAACCTCTATTTGAAGTTTATCGAAAACCTTATCGTTTAGCTTATGATTCGGCAAAGGCGAGATATGAAGAAGCAAAAGAGCGTATTAAAGTAATTGAGCGGCAAACACAAAAAACAAAAACATTATTGGATGCAGCCAAGTATGAGTATCAAAAATCTCGCTTTGAATATCAATTAAAAAAAGCACCTAGTGTAAGCGAAGCTTTATCAAAACTTGAAGTACGAAAGCTGGATTATGATTTACTTTCAATTAAAAACAAAATGGATTCACTTAATAAACAAATTGCAATCGAAGATCAGGAAATAATTCAACAAAAAAAATTAATTAAAGCGCTCAAAGCAGAAAAATATAGAGCGAAAGTAAATCTTGACCTAACTATTGTGAAAGCACCTACTGATGGTGTAGTCGATAACCTCTATATTGGTCCAGGGACTCCTGTGAAAATACACCAACCATTATTTTCCTTTATTAATACGTCAAGATGGTGGATACAGGCTAATTTTTATGAAACCGATTTACGCAGAGTAAGACCCGGCGATAAAGTTTATATCATGCTCCGAATGTATTATTTCAATAAAATCTTCCATGGCAGGGTAGTCAACACCTTATGGGCAGCAGGTCGACAAATTACGGATCCACGCATGCAACAGCAGATGGTTAGCAGCAATAATCAATGGTTATTAGAGCCACAACGTTTTCCACTTCAGATAGAGATTCTTGATCCCGATCCTAATTATCCATTACATCCTGGTGCGAGTGCTTATGTTTATATCGAAACTAATACGCATCATTGA
- a CDS encoding cytochrome ubiquinol oxidase subunit I, which yields MIPGSDLVDLSRLQFALTALYHFLFVPLTLGLSLLLAIMETIFVMTGRDIWRQMVKYWGILFGINFVLGVATGLTMEFQFGTNWAYYSHYVGDVFGAPLAIEGLMAFFLEATFVGLFFFGWDRLSRFQHMFCTWLLALGTNLSALWILIANGWMQNPVGAEFNFHTMRMEVTDFVAVMFNPVAQAKFVHTISAGYVTGSIFVLSISAYFLLRGRNINFAKRSITVAASFGLASALAVVVLGDESGYLDNQNQKMKFATIEAMWHTEKAPAGLTVFGIPNEETMTTDYAITIPYALGLIATRTFSEPLEGISELIEQGKERIKEGMLAYEALTRLQKNPNDEQAKADFTAHNKYLGYGLLLKKYTEQVVDATEDQINQAAHDLKPRVAPLFFSFRIMVACGFFFILLFAVGFYLSMRRKLHTTRWYLRMAFYSLPLPWIAAELGWVVAEYGRQPWAVQDILPTAMGTSTLSNAQVLTSITGFILFYSILAVVEIFLMVKYIRLGPDNMAH from the coding sequence ATGATTCCTGGTAGTGATCTGGTCGATCTATCCCGTTTACAGTTTGCTCTAACAGCACTTTATCATTTTCTTTTTGTTCCACTCACATTGGGGTTGTCGTTACTTTTAGCCATTATGGAAACTATTTTTGTAATGACTGGTCGTGATATTTGGCGACAAATGGTCAAATATTGGGGAATTCTCTTCGGTATCAATTTTGTACTGGGTGTCGCTACCGGATTGACTATGGAATTTCAGTTTGGAACAAATTGGGCCTACTATTCCCATTATGTGGGCGATGTGTTCGGTGCTCCACTGGCGATTGAAGGTCTAATGGCTTTCTTTTTAGAAGCCACTTTTGTCGGTTTGTTCTTTTTCGGCTGGGATAGGTTAAGTCGATTCCAACATATGTTTTGTACCTGGTTACTTGCTTTAGGGACAAATCTTTCAGCATTATGGATTTTGATTGCTAATGGCTGGATGCAAAACCCTGTGGGGGCGGAATTTAATTTCCATACCATGCGCATGGAAGTCACCGATTTTGTTGCTGTAATGTTTAATCCGGTTGCTCAAGCCAAATTTGTTCATACTATCAGTGCTGGCTACGTTACAGGCTCAATTTTTGTATTATCCATCAGTGCATATTTCCTATTACGAGGCAGAAATATAAACTTTGCCAAACGTTCAATCACTGTAGCTGCAAGTTTTGGACTTGCATCCGCTTTAGCAGTAGTTGTGTTAGGCGATGAAAGCGGTTATCTGGATAATCAAAACCAAAAAATGAAATTCGCAACCATCGAAGCCATGTGGCATACGGAAAAGGCCCCAGCTGGTCTTACGGTTTTTGGTATTCCTAATGAAGAAACAATGACCACTGATTACGCAATAACCATCCCTTATGCATTAGGATTAATCGCAACACGAACCTTCTCGGAACCCCTGGAAGGTATTTCAGAATTGATTGAACAAGGAAAAGAACGGATCAAAGAAGGAATGCTTGCTTATGAAGCATTAACTCGATTACAAAAAAATCCTAATGACGAACAAGCAAAAGCAGATTTTACCGCACACAATAAATATTTAGGCTATGGTCTGCTCTTGAAAAAATATACGGAACAAGTTGTTGACGCAACTGAAGATCAAATTAATCAAGCCGCACATGATTTGAAGCCCCGAGTCGCTCCTTTATTTTTCTCCTTCCGTATTATGGTCGCCTGTGGATTCTTTTTCATTCTTTTATTTGCAGTAGGCTTCTACTTATCTATGAGACGTAAATTACATACTACCCGTTGGTATTTACGTATGGCATTTTATTCCTTGCCATTACCTTGGATTGCAGCAGAGCTAGGTTGGGTCGTTGCGGAATACGGACGGCAACCTTGGGCAGTCCAGGATATATTACCTACTGCCATGGGTACATCTACATTAAGTAATGCTCAAGTATTGACCTCAATAACTGGTTTTATTCTCTTTTATTCAATTCTTGCCGTCGTTGAAATTTTCTTGATGGTTAAGTACATCCGTCTTGGCCCTGATAATATGGCTCACTAG
- a CDS encoding murein L,D-transpeptidase catalytic domain family protein, with protein sequence MSALLLLFLAVTISYFPQLPLELPQTRTMKDDARFISEITPFPGIEQINDLYLNDIKSLLTREAPNLNPLVVNKVLTTLKCATSYNVVHNNILTVIDYSLPSNEKRFWVFDLKARKLLYYTYVSHGIKSGSLLTNFFSNKFNSKASSIGVYQTQQAYYGRDGLSLRLDGLDRSFNDNASGRSVVMHSGWYVEEGFIKRYGRPGRSWGCPALPLAISNGIINTIKDKSLLVIYYPSDAWFAKSKFLNCDKTAASQHTNDSTIQVPASAPNEHRDAILFVGSGYKGSKNAESKPVAVISADTYERVFHTTAPLTRMLRRQINHAEYIALNATELYYLANNKADSATGQSESLNAIHFVIPVLKIVRGGYYETQMQIVNLGKIKEVRINGGLSKENELANSFTVYFEGSSTVNLHANNEFIRWVGL encoded by the coding sequence ATGAGCGCTCTTCTGCTATTATTTTTAGCAGTAACTATAAGCTATTTTCCGCAACTTCCTTTGGAGCTTCCTCAGACACGTACTATGAAGGATGATGCCCGTTTCATTAGTGAAATAACACCGTTTCCAGGTATCGAGCAAATTAACGATCTCTACTTAAATGATATTAAATCATTGTTAACTCGTGAAGCGCCTAATTTAAATCCCTTAGTGGTCAACAAAGTCCTCACTACCCTTAAGTGTGCTACCTCATATAATGTGGTGCACAATAATATTTTAACCGTTATTGATTATTCATTGCCTTCCAATGAGAAGCGTTTCTGGGTGTTTGATTTAAAAGCAAGAAAGTTATTGTATTATACTTATGTATCCCATGGTATCAAATCAGGCTCATTATTGACCAATTTCTTTTCAAATAAATTTAACAGCAAAGCAAGCAGTATTGGGGTTTATCAAACTCAACAAGCTTATTATGGTCGTGATGGTCTCTCATTACGGTTGGATGGGTTGGATCGTAGTTTTAACGATAATGCATCAGGTCGGTCTGTTGTAATGCATTCTGGTTGGTATGTAGAAGAAGGGTTTATTAAAAGATATGGACGACCTGGACGAAGTTGGGGGTGTCCTGCACTCCCTTTAGCGATATCTAATGGAATTATTAACACGATAAAAGATAAATCATTATTGGTTATTTACTATCCGAGTGATGCATGGTTTGCCAAATCAAAATTTTTAAATTGTGATAAAACGGCTGCATCTCAGCATACGAATGATTCAACGATACAAGTACCTGCTTCTGCTCCTAATGAACATCGCGATGCGATTTTATTTGTAGGAAGTGGTTATAAAGGCAGTAAGAACGCTGAAAGTAAACCTGTAGCGGTTATTTCAGCAGATACTTATGAACGGGTATTTCATACTACTGCGCCATTAACCCGAATGTTAAGACGTCAAATTAACCATGCAGAATACATAGCTTTGAATGCAACAGAACTTTATTATTTGGCCAATAATAAGGCCGATAGTGCAACAGGTCAAAGTGAGAGTTTAAATGCCATCCATTTTGTTATTCCGGTGCTAAAAATAGTCCGAGGCGGTTATTATGAAACACAAATGCAAATCGTCAATTTAGGTAAAATCAAAGAAGTTAGAATTAATGGAGGTTTATCCAAAGAAAACGAACTTGCAAATAGCTTCACCGTTTATTTTGAGGGAAGTTCGACCGTTAATTTACATGCGAATAATGAATTTATCCGGTGGGTGGGATTATAG